The Anaeromusa acidaminophila DSM 3853 genome includes the window CCATCGGTCACGTTGACCATGGCAAAACGACTCTGACCGCAGCCATCACGAAAGTGTTGTCCAAAACCGGTGGCGCCCAGTTTATGGGTTATGACATGATCGACAAGGCTCCGGAAGAGCGCGAACGCGGTATTACGATCAACACCGCCCACGTAGAGTACGAGAC containing:
- a CDS encoding GTP-binding protein, encoding MAKQKFERTKPHVNIGTIGHVDHGKTTLTAAITKVLSKTGGAQFMGYDMIDKAPEERERGITINTAHVEYETANRHYAHVDCPGHADYVKNMITGAAQMDGGILVV